One window of Triticum dicoccoides isolate Atlit2015 ecotype Zavitan chromosome 5A, WEW_v2.0, whole genome shotgun sequence genomic DNA carries:
- the LOC119303550 gene encoding guanylate-binding protein 4-like isoform X2 — MGRRWAPGICAVALLWLAAAAAGDPDPDELERAFPIVEPDYGHTKLRLSEQGLEAIRRIENPIAIVGVIGPYRSGKSFLLNQLLSLSCDKGFGVGHMRDTKTKGIWIWGKPVEMDVDGTKVSVLYLDTEGFESVGKSNVYDDRIFALATVLSSVLIYNLPETVREADISRLSFAVEIAEEFYGRVKGEEIAFEPAKLLWLIQRDFLQGKSVQQMVNEALQRVPNDNGNKYIDEVNQIRDSLAIMGNNSTAFSLPQPHLQRTKLCDMEDKELEPLYVTRREQLKQVVGSIIKPKFVQGKTLNGKEFVSFLQQILEALNKGEIPSTGSLVEIFNKAILERCLKVYKEKLEGLRLPVPVEKLQQIHEVANGEAKLLFDKQHFGKHHAVQSILKLEDEITKGVPCRCTKTSF; from the exons ATGGGGCGCCGGTGGGCCCCGGGGATCTGCGCGGTGGCGCTGCTCTGGCTCGCCGCGGCCGCTGCCGGAGATCCCGATCCCGACGAGCTCGAGCGCGC GTTTCCAATTGTGGAGCCAGATTATGGCCACACTAAACTCCGTCTGTCGGAACAAGGTCTTGAGGCCATCCGGAGGATCGAAAATCCTATCGCTATTGTTGGT GTCATTGGTCCATATCGATCTGGAAAGTCTTTTCTTCTGAACCAACTTCTCTCCTTATCATGTGATAAAG GTTTTGGAGTTGGCCATATGCGGGATACTAAAACGAAAG GTATATGGATTTGGGGTAAACCTGTTGAGATGGATGTTGATGGCACCAAAGTATCTGTCCTTTATCTTGACACAGAAGGATTTGAGAGTGTTGGAAAGTCCAATGTATACGACGATAG GATATTTGCGTTGGCAACAGTCTTAAGTTCTGTGCTTATCTATAACCTTCCTGAgacg GTGCGTGAAGCTGATATATCGAGGCTCTCATTTGCTGTTGAAATAGCCGAAGAATTCTATGGAAG AGTGAAG GGGGAAGAGATTGCCTTTGAGCCAGCAAAGCTTCTCTGGCTTATCCAGAGGGATTTCCTGC AAGGAAAATCAGTTCAGCAAATGGTCAATGAAGCCCTCCAGCGGGTACCTAATGATAATG GGAACAAATATATTGACGAG GTCAATCAAATCAGAGATTCTTTGGCAATTATGGGAAACAACAGCACTGCTTTTAGCTTGCCCCAG CCTCATCTACAAAGAACAAAGCTATGCGACATGGAGGACAAAGAGCTTGAGCCGTTATACGTTACAAGGCGAGAGCAATTGAAGCAGGTTGTTGGATCCATCATTAAACCTAAATTTGTGCAGGGAAAAACTCTCAATGGAAAGGAATTTGTGTCCTTTCTGCAGCAG ATACTTGAAGCTTTGAATAAAGGAGAGATTCCATCAACAGGATCTCTTGTTGAAATTTTCAACAAGGCTATTCTTGAACGCTGTCTGAAGGTATATAAGGAAAAACTGGAGGGCTTACGTCTACCTGTACCAGTAGAGAAACTGCAGCAAATTCATGAGGTGGCGAATGGCGAAGCCAAATTGCTGTTTGATAAACAGCACTTTGGTAAGCATCATGCTGTACAGTCAATCCTCAAGCTTGAAGATGAGATTACAAAG GGTGTACCTTGTAGGTGTACAAAAACTTCCTTCTAG
- the LOC119303550 gene encoding guanylate-binding protein 4-like isoform X1, producing MGRRWAPGICAVALLWLAAAAAGDPDPDELERAFPIVEPDYGHTKLRLSEQGLEAIRRIENPIAIVGVIGPYRSGKSFLLNQLLSLSCDKGFGVGHMRDTKTKGIWIWGKPVEMDVDGTKVSVLYLDTEGFESVGKSNVYDDRIFALATVLSSVLIYNLPETVREADISRLSFAVEIAEEFYGRVKGEEIAFEPAKLLWLIQRDFLQGKSVQQMVNEALQRVPNDNGNKYIDEVNQIRDSLAIMGNNSTAFSLPQPHLQRTKLCDMEDKELEPLYVTRREQLKQVVGSIIKPKFVQGKTLNGKEFVSFLQQILEALNKGEIPSTGSLVEIFNKAILERCLKVYKEKLEGLRLPVPVEKLQQIHEVANGEAKLLFDKQHFGKHHAVQSILKLEDEITKVYKNFLLANEYQSSKLCEARFSECEDQMDHLQVLKLPSMAKFNAGFFYCNRTFVMECVGPAKERYDHRMSKMLLKSRALFIKEYNNKLFNWLVTFALVMVVLGRFVIKFFLLEIAAWVMFIFLETYTRMFWSAESLYYNPAWHIIVSSWETIVYSPLLDLDRWAIPIALLLLFWLFYWRCFARRKRGSRSVLPLYKNSHKNSSRPRSD from the exons ATGGGGCGCCGGTGGGCCCCGGGGATCTGCGCGGTGGCGCTGCTCTGGCTCGCCGCGGCCGCTGCCGGAGATCCCGATCCCGACGAGCTCGAGCGCGC GTTTCCAATTGTGGAGCCAGATTATGGCCACACTAAACTCCGTCTGTCGGAACAAGGTCTTGAGGCCATCCGGAGGATCGAAAATCCTATCGCTATTGTTGGT GTCATTGGTCCATATCGATCTGGAAAGTCTTTTCTTCTGAACCAACTTCTCTCCTTATCATGTGATAAAG GTTTTGGAGTTGGCCATATGCGGGATACTAAAACGAAAG GTATATGGATTTGGGGTAAACCTGTTGAGATGGATGTTGATGGCACCAAAGTATCTGTCCTTTATCTTGACACAGAAGGATTTGAGAGTGTTGGAAAGTCCAATGTATACGACGATAG GATATTTGCGTTGGCAACAGTCTTAAGTTCTGTGCTTATCTATAACCTTCCTGAgacg GTGCGTGAAGCTGATATATCGAGGCTCTCATTTGCTGTTGAAATAGCCGAAGAATTCTATGGAAG AGTGAAG GGGGAAGAGATTGCCTTTGAGCCAGCAAAGCTTCTCTGGCTTATCCAGAGGGATTTCCTGC AAGGAAAATCAGTTCAGCAAATGGTCAATGAAGCCCTCCAGCGGGTACCTAATGATAATG GGAACAAATATATTGACGAG GTCAATCAAATCAGAGATTCTTTGGCAATTATGGGAAACAACAGCACTGCTTTTAGCTTGCCCCAG CCTCATCTACAAAGAACAAAGCTATGCGACATGGAGGACAAAGAGCTTGAGCCGTTATACGTTACAAGGCGAGAGCAATTGAAGCAGGTTGTTGGATCCATCATTAAACCTAAATTTGTGCAGGGAAAAACTCTCAATGGAAAGGAATTTGTGTCCTTTCTGCAGCAG ATACTTGAAGCTTTGAATAAAGGAGAGATTCCATCAACAGGATCTCTTGTTGAAATTTTCAACAAGGCTATTCTTGAACGCTGTCTGAAGGTATATAAGGAAAAACTGGAGGGCTTACGTCTACCTGTACCAGTAGAGAAACTGCAGCAAATTCATGAGGTGGCGAATGGCGAAGCCAAATTGCTGTTTGATAAACAGCACTTTGGTAAGCATCATGCTGTACAGTCAATCCTCAAGCTTGAAGATGAGATTACAAAG GTGTACAAAAACTTCCTTCTAGCTAATGAGTATCAATCGTCCAAGCTTTGCGAAGCACGTTTCTCGGAATGTGAAGATCAAATGGATCACCTTCAAGTCTTGAAACTTCCTTCCATGGCAAAGTTCAATGCAGGTTTTTTTTACTGCAATCGGACTTTTGTAATGGAATGTGTGGGGCCTGCAAAGGAAAGATATGATCATAGGATGTCAAAG ATGCTCCTCAAATCTCGTGCTCTTTTCATCAAGGAATACAATAACAAGCTCTTCAATTGGTTGGTGACTTTTGCTCTGGTCATGGTCGTGCTTGGGCGCTTTGTGATCAAGTTCTTTCTACTTGAAATTGCTGCATGGGTAATGTTTATCTTCCTGGAGACATATACAAGAATGTTCTGGTCAGCAGAATCGCTGTACTATAATCCAGCTTGGCACATAATCGTTTCATCCTGGGAAACCATCGTGTACAGTCCACTTCTCGATCTGGACAG ATGGGCCATCCCCATAGCCTTGTTGCTATTGTTTTGGCTTTTTTACTGGCGTTGCTTTGCTAGAAGGAAACGTGGCAGCCGCTCGGTGCTGCCACTGTACAAGAACTCTCACAAGAACTCCAGTCGCCCTAGATCAGACTGA
- the LOC119303552 gene encoding bZIP transcription factor RISBZ2-like, with the protein MERVFSVEEIPDPFWGQPSPRPAAAGGGGAEGAMNRCPSEWCFQKFLEEAVLDSPAADPTPMAGASGGGAAQVKQTAAAAASGAVVDPVEYNAMLKQKLEKDLAAVAMWRASGAMPPERFAANPSLPNADVQHIGTINPIGGNVVPVQNKLAGGASGLLGPQLVQNADALVKQAASSSSREQSEDDDMEGEDEITGNGAPTDQRLRRRKQSNRESARRSRSRKAAHLNELEAQVSQLRVENSSLLRRLADVNQKYNGAAVDNRVLKADVETLKAKVKMAEDSVKRVTGMSALFPAGSDMSSLSMPFTGSPSEATSDAAVPDDLSAYFSTSEAGGNNGYMPEMASSAQEDDNFLNEAMDTGKMGRPDSLHRVASLEHLQKRMCGGPASSGSTS; encoded by the exons ATGGAGCGCGTCTTCTCCGTCGAGGAGATCCCCGACCCCTTCTGGGGCCAGCCGTCGCCGCGGCCGGCGGCCGCTGGAGGGGGCGGCGCGGAGGGCGCGATGAACCGGTGCCCGTCCGAGTGGTGCTTCCAGAAGTTCCTCGAGGAGGCCGTGCTCGACAGCCCCGCCGCAGACCCTACCCCGATGGCCGGTGCTAGCGGGGGCGGGGCCGCGCAGGTGAAGCagaccgccgctgccgctgcctcggGCGCTGTGGTGGACCCGGTGGAGTACAACGCCATGCTCAAGCAGAAGCTCGAGAAGGacctcgccgccgtcgccatgtGGAGG GCCTCTGGTGCCATGCCTCCAGAACGTTTTGCAGCTAATCCGTCATTGCCAAATGCAGATGTTCAGCATATAGGCACTATTAATCCCATAGGAG GTAATGTGGTTCCAGTTCAAAACAAGCTAGCTGGTGGCGCAAGTGGGTTATTGGGTCCACAATTGGTACAAAATGCTGATGCCCTTGTAAAGCAAGCCGCTAGCTCTTCTTCGCGGGAGCAGTCAGAAGATGATGATATGGAAGGAGAAGATGAGATCACTGGGAATGGGGCCCCTACTGATCAAAGACTGCGGAGGAG GAAGCAATCCAATCGGGAATCGGCCAGGCGTTCAAGAAGCAGAAAGGCAGCTCACCTGAATGAGCTAGAAGCACAG GTATCACAGTTAAGAGTTGAGAACTCCTCACTGTTAAGGCGACTTGCTGATGTTAATCAGAAATACAATGGTGCTGCTGTCGACAATAGGGTATTAAAAGCAGATGTTGAAACCTTAAAAGCAAAG gtgaagatggcagaggactCAGTGAAGCGGGTGACAGGCATGAGCGCTCTGTTCCCTGCTGGCTCCGACATGTCATCCCTCAGCATGCCCTTCACCGGCTCCCCATCAGAGGCCACCTCTGACGCGGCCGTCCCAGACGACCTCAGCGCTTACTTCTCCACAAGCGAGGCCGGAGGTAACAACGGGTACATGCCTGAGATGGCTTCCTCTGCGCAAGAGGATGACAATTTCCTCAACGAGGCCATGGATACCGGCAAGATGGGCAGACCCGATTCGCTGCATCGTGTAGCGAGCCTGGAGCACCTCCAGAAGAGGATGTGTGGCGGGCCGGCTTCGTCCGGATCGACCTCATAG